From the Ictalurus furcatus strain D&B chromosome 19, Billie_1.0, whole genome shotgun sequence genome, one window contains:
- the LOC128623343 gene encoding toll-like receptor 1 encodes MPPIFWTIAVSSLLLMVRAAVLINVDKNVQLCSFRRDKSKDLTNSNLNRIPSDLPDDTENLDVSENNISSIIHADLYRLTRLCFLKITNCGLQFISPDAFYNNAELKVLNISYNLLTVIPYLPLPQLRILDLSGNDYDSYTLPAFFSNLTYLSTLAIGSPKVTSVKIDDLAPLQNTHLKQFTFGGGTEIQKYENGSFAQLKSLEEVSLRVTFCHNFDIFKTMLMDLDQTHTKRIRLIKLFPDQCTISSDPFEGLEKLHVLSNFTIVDTLINSSVMVKLLQNIWKSFFEELEFLNITYNEDTPYGFQFPSQNHTLSLRAVVFNGVNHYQYRYPTVNMSMDLISQLTYLKFSGTGMNILPCNLISAIPSLQILDLSNNLLDDTGFWWYLCSFESVFPALRQLSLSNNRFSDLAYISKRTHEMKVLMSLDLSFNSIQIGGPCSWPSHLTELNLSHNNLGDSVFQYLSHHFQKIDLSKTGISVISQDVLSQFPRLTHLILSFNSIHLIPSDLHAPVLQTLYVDQNSITSIDQAALEGLPSLQTLKAGNNPFVCDCDSFWFVTMLNKALLPDWPLDYTCSSPPLLAGKYLDTYKPGKLSCLPGLQAAVALPVIIVITAALGIIFYACDGIWYTKMLWVWIRVKRRSTRQANKSKNSAFLYHAFISYSHHDCTWVDSELVPALESAGLSICIHERDFVPGQWIVDNIISCVESSYKTIFILSKHFVQSEWCNYELFFAQHRAISVRDDSLVFILLEPIPSDSLPKKFLRLSTMLRQKTYLEWPKDETKKKVFWSSLRSILQTADKRMVLKEIAFDIAENALLLNAQQ; translated from the coding sequence ATGCCACCCATCTTCTGGACAATTGCAGTCTCGTCATTGCTTTTAATGGTCAGAGCCGCAGTTCTGATAAAtgtagacaaaaatgtccaGCTCTGTTCCTTTAGAAGGGACAAATCAAAGGACCTTACCAACAGCAACCTGAACAGGATACCATCAGACTTGCCAGATGACACTGAAAACTTAGATGTCTCTGAAAACAACATTTCTAGTATCATCCATGCTGACCTGTACAGACTCACTCGCCTGTGTTTCCTCAAGATCACCAACTGTGGCCTTCAATTCATCTCCCCTGATGCCTTTTATAATAACGCAGAGCTCAAGGTTCTCAACATCTCCTACAACCTACTGACCGTTATTCCCTACTTGCCTCTTCCACAACTTAGGATCTTAGACCTTTCCGGCAATGATTACGACAGCTATACTCTTCCAGCTTTTTTCAGTAACTTGACATATCTTTCTACCTTGGCAATAGGAAGTCCAAAAGTAACGTCAGTTAAAATTGATGATTTGGCACCACTtcaaaatacacatttaaaacaattcaCATTCGGAGGTGGCACTGAGatacaaaaatatgaaaatggtTCATTTGCCCAACTTAAATCATTGGAGGAAGTGTCTCTGAGAGTGACTTTTTGTCACAACTTTGATATTTTCAAAACCATGTTGATGGACCTTGACCAAACACATACGAAGAGAATCAGGCTAATCAAGCTCTTTCCAGATCAGTGTACAATTTCAAGTGATCCTTTCGAGGGCCTCGAGAAACTCCATGTACTCTCCAACTTCACCATTGTGGACACCTTGATTAACAGCTCTGTCATGGTGAAACTCCTCCAAAATATCTGGAAATCATTTTTTGAGGAACTTGAATTTCTGAACATAACTTATAATGAAGATACTCCATATGGGTTTCAATTCCCCAGTCAGAACCATACACTCAGTTTACGAGCAGTTGTTTTTAACGGTGTGAACCACTATCAATATCGGTATCCTACAGTCAACATGAGCATGGACTTGATTTCTCAGCTGACTTACTTGAAGTTCTCTGGTACGGGAATGAATATTCTTCCATGCAATCTCATTTCAGCTATACCATCACTGCAAATTTTGGACCTGTCAAACAACCTTTTGGATGATACAGGATTCTGGTGGTATTTGTGCTCATTTGAGAGTGTGTTTCCAGCTTTGAGACAGCTTTCGTTAAGCAACAATCGTTTTTCTGACCTGGCGTATATTTCTAAGCGGACTCATGAAATGAAGGTTTTAATGTCCCTTGACTTAAGTTTTAACTCCATTCAGATTGGGGGTCCATGCTCCTGGCCCTCACACCTCACTGAACTGAATCTCAGCCATAACAACTTGGGCGACTCTGTTTTTCAATACCTGTCCCATCATTTCCAAAAGATCGACCTCTCCAAAACAGGCATAAGCGTCATCTCCCAAGATGTCCTCTCACAGTTCCCCAGACTCACACACCTCATCCTGAGCTTTAACAGCATACATCTCATCCCCTCGGATCTTCATGCACCTGTGCTGCAAACCCTTTACGTTGATCAGAATTCCATCACGTCCATTGACCAGGCTGCGCTCGAGGGCCTCCCCAGCCTGCAGACTTTAAAAGCAGGTAACAATCCATTTGTCTGTGATTGTGACTCTTTTTGGTTTGTAACCATGTTGAACAAGGCTCTTCTTCCTGATTGGCCATTAGACTACACATGCAGTTCTCCACCATTACTAGCAGGAAAGTACTTAGACACATACAAACCGGGAAAACTTTCCTGTCTACCAGGACTCCAAGCAGCAGTGGCTCTACcagtaattattgttattacagcTGCTTTGGGCATCATTTTCTATGCATGTGATGGCATCTGGTACACCAAAATGCTCTGGGTATGGATAAGAGTGAAGCGTCGGAGCACCAGACAGGCAAATAAATCAAAGAACAGCGCCTTTCTTTACCATGCATTCATCTCCTACAGCCATCATGATTGCACCTGGGTGGATTCTGAACTAGTCCCAGCTTTGGAGAGCGCAGGTTTGTCCATCTGCATTCACGAGCGAGACTTTGTACCTGGCCAATGGATTGTGGACAATATCATTAGTTGTGTGGAAAGCAGTTACAAAACAATCTTTATCCTGTCAAAGCACTTTGTTCAGAGTGAATGGTGCAACTATGAGCTCTTTTTCGCTCAGCACAGAGCAATTAGTGTGAGGGATGACTCACTGGTCTTCATTCTGTTGGAGCCCATTCCATCTGACTCTCTGCCTAAAAAGTTCCTGAGGCTAAGCACCATGCTAAGACAGAAAACCTACCTGGAGTGGCCAAaagatgaaaccaagaaaaaAGTCTTTTGGTCTAGTCTCAGGTCCATCTTGCAGACTGCAGACAAGCGTATGGTGCTGAAAGAGATTGCTTTTGACATAGCTGAAAATGCTCTTTTATTGAATGCTCAACAGTAA